Part of the bacterium genome is shown below.
GTGCCCACGCAGGTGTTCGGCCGCAGCGACAAGCGCTACCCGATGCTGCGTTACCCCTGGGTCGACACGCGTGCCGCCCTCGTGGCCATGGCCACCGACCAGCCCGATCTGGACTGCGTGCAGGTGACCTACGTGAACCCCGAGACCGGCGGCGACGCACAGAACATCCTGGGCTTCTACGCACTCATGCTCAAGCCCGGCCAGACGCTCACGCTGCCCGCGCGCTCGCCCGCGCAGGTGTTCCACCTGATCGAAGGCGGCGTGGACGTGTCCACCTGCGGCAAGACCTTCGGTCTGGTCGAGGCCGACACCTGCTGTGCGCCCGGCTACGAGCCCGTGACGCTGAAGAACCGGTTGGCCGACCAGCCTTCGTTCGTCTTCATCGCCGACGAATCCCCGCTGCACCGCAAGCTCGGTGTGTATGAGGTCCGTTAACTTTTCTGATCACACCCAATGACCCCATACCTCTTCACCCCACCCGCCGTCCAGTCCCTGCCCATCCGGGGCAAGACCGAACGTTTCCCCATCAACCGCATCTTCTGCGTCGGCCGCAACTACCACGCGCACGCCGTCGAGATGGGCAAGCCGGTCGACAAGTCGGCCGAGCGCCCGTTCTACTTCACCAAGTCGCCGCAGACCCTGGTGCAGAGCGGCGCGACCGTGGCCTACCCGCCCGGCACG
Proteins encoded:
- a CDS encoding cupin, which gives rise to DVLDLPMVYYMEASYHINGERQTVKQGSGDRAWTRAGVVPTQVFGRSDKRYPMLRYPWVDTRAALVAMATDQPDLDCVQVTYVNPETGGDAQNILGFYALMLKPGQTLTLPARSPAQVFHLIEGGVDVSTCGKTFGLVEADTCCAPGYEPVTLKNRLADQPSFVFIADESPLHRKLGVYEVR